In Synechococcus sp. KORDI-52, one genomic interval encodes:
- a CDS encoding zincin-like metallopeptidase domain-containing protein gives MSYKSVVVFNANDLTGGNDDAIAELNKRTATQLGASQLPTGDEERVLDAEKNLWTWPVPTNFVGTRVCYSSSLDRISMPQDVSFESRESFCFTWLHEQAHSTGHSSRLDRKLGNQFGSAAYAVEELIAEMASVLACYRLWIGYDLPQHAAHMSSWVKALKEGGAKELMKVVSEARIAADLIAPEPGGEVGL, from the coding sequence GTGTCCTACAAGTCGGTCGTTGTCTTCAATGCCAACGACCTGACGGGTGGAAATGATGACGCCATCGCTGAGCTGAACAAGCGCACTGCTACTCAGCTTGGTGCTTCTCAACTCCCAACTGGTGATGAAGAACGCGTCCTTGATGCTGAAAAGAATCTCTGGACATGGCCAGTACCCACCAACTTCGTTGGCACAAGGGTTTGCTACAGCTCATCCCTCGATCGGATTTCAATGCCGCAAGACGTGAGCTTTGAATCCCGTGAATCCTTTTGTTTCACCTGGCTGCATGAGCAAGCCCACTCCACAGGACATAGCTCTCGCCTTGATCGCAAGCTCGGTAATCAGTTCGGTTCTGCTGCCTACGCAGTAGAAGAGTTGATTGCTGAGATGGCTTCTGTTCTTGCCTGCTACAGGCTGTGGATCGGCTACGACCTTCCGCAACACGCTGCCCACATGAGCAGCTGGGTGAAAGCTCTTAAAGAAGGTGGTGCCAAAGAGCTGATGAAGGTTGTCTCTGAAGCTCGGATTGCTGCTGACTTGATTGCACCTGAGCCTGGTGGGGAGGTGGGGCTATGA
- a CDS encoding AbrB family transcriptional regulator, with protein MLTGTDLLTKVKDLGDVSKSDLVRSCGYVSDKKDGGERLNFTAFYEALLEAKGINFSTGGPAIGKGGRKLSYTAKVQGNGNLLIGKAYTAMLNLEAGDEFEIKLGKKAIRLIPTGAAAEHSEGAEAVDE; from the coding sequence ATGCTTACAGGCACCGACCTTCTCACGAAGGTGAAAGATCTTGGTGACGTTTCTAAGTCCGACCTGGTAAGATCTTGCGGCTACGTATCTGACAAGAAGGATGGCGGCGAACGCCTTAACTTCACAGCGTTCTACGAGGCTCTGCTGGAAGCCAAGGGCATCAACTTCTCAACAGGTGGCCCTGCGATCGGCAAGGGCGGACGCAAGCTGAGCTACACCGCAAAAGTGCAAGGCAACGGCAATCTGCTGATCGGCAAGGCCTATACGGCGATGCTGAACCTGGAGGCCGGTGACGAATTCGAGATCAAGCTGGGCAAGAAAGCCATTCGACTGATCCCAACTGGAGCAGCGGCAGAACACAGTGAAGGTGCGGAAGCCGTTGATGAATGA
- a CDS encoding carbohydrate ABC transporter permease — protein sequence MTRRSLWIALLLVWSIGPMLWQLVSSFTTADALVNDQLSFWSRWTLDNYRDLLSTDPPFWRYLFNSSFVASLTTLFTLMLAIPAAYGMAKLPNRWKGSLRAAVMGAALFPYVLLFLALLELARSFALGNNLIAIAIPYSALSMPLALLLLTAAFEALPNDLEDAAKLEGLSLWQRLRWVLLPLIAPASASTAILVFLFAWNEYPVALTWLSRSNLLTLPVAMARIAGSSTYSIPYGTYAAATVLGAIPLLMLVLVFQRQIVSGLTNGAIKG from the coding sequence ATGACGCGACGTTCCCTCTGGATTGCACTGCTGCTGGTCTGGTCCATTGGGCCGATGCTCTGGCAGCTGGTGAGTTCCTTCACCACCGCTGATGCCCTCGTCAATGACCAACTGAGTTTCTGGAGCCGTTGGACCCTCGACAACTACCGGGATCTGCTCAGCACGGATCCGCCGTTCTGGAGATATCTGTTCAACAGCAGCTTTGTGGCCTCCCTCACCACACTGTTCACCTTGATGCTCGCCATCCCCGCTGCCTACGGCATGGCCAAACTCCCGAATCGGTGGAAGGGAAGCCTTCGAGCAGCAGTGATGGGAGCTGCCCTGTTTCCCTATGTGCTGCTGTTCCTGGCGCTGCTCGAATTGGCCCGCAGCTTTGCGCTAGGCAACAACCTGATCGCCATCGCCATTCCCTACAGCGCCCTGTCGATGCCTCTGGCCCTGCTGCTGCTCACGGCAGCCTTTGAAGCTCTGCCCAACGATCTTGAGGACGCCGCGAAGCTTGAAGGTTTATCGCTTTGGCAGCGGCTGCGCTGGGTGCTGCTCCCCTTGATTGCACCGGCCTCCGCCAGCACGGCAATCCTTGTGTTCCTGTTCGCCTGGAACGAATATCCCGTGGCCCTCACTTGGCTGAGCCGCAGCAATCTGCTCACCCTGCCTGTGGCGATGGCCCGGATTGCTGGATCATCCACCTATTCGATCCCCTACGGCACCTACGCGGCAGCCACCGTGCTCGGTGCCATTCCTCTTCTTATGCTGGTGCTGGTGTTTCAGCGCCAGATCGTCAGTGGACTCACCAACGGAGCCATCAAGGGTTAA
- a CDS encoding carbohydrate ABC transporter permease, producing MTMLLAAPALLLIMVVFGWPMLRYAWLSFHADSVLTGLEPMANGGANWLRLAADQRFWLDAGQTARFALISVGLELLLALAIALLLNQRWRGRGAVRALTLLPWALPTTMMALGWRWIFNTPYGPIEVLARSIGLNSLDLLSTPSITWLVTVFADVWKTTPFITLILLAGLQSIPDDLYSAFRLEGGTPLQALRRVTLPLLLPYILLSLLFRLAQAFGVFDLVQVLTGGGPAGSTESIALYAYLNGMRFLDFGYSATVMLAGFLLLTALILAGTLLLKSGGVLKALDR from the coding sequence ATGACCATGCTCCTGGCAGCTCCTGCCCTGCTGTTGATCATGGTGGTCTTCGGCTGGCCGATGCTTCGCTATGCCTGGCTGAGCTTCCACGCTGATTCCGTTCTTACCGGCCTTGAACCGATGGCCAATGGCGGGGCCAACTGGTTGCGACTGGCGGCTGATCAGCGCTTCTGGCTGGATGCCGGACAAACCGCGCGATTCGCTCTGATCTCCGTGGGGTTGGAGTTGCTGTTGGCCCTGGCCATTGCGCTGCTGCTGAATCAACGCTGGCGTGGGAGGGGTGCTGTTCGCGCTTTGACCCTGCTGCCCTGGGCCCTGCCCACAACGATGATGGCCCTGGGCTGGCGCTGGATTTTTAACACCCCCTACGGTCCGATCGAGGTGCTGGCACGCAGCATTGGCCTCAACTCCTTGGATCTGTTGTCCACCCCATCAATCACCTGGCTGGTGACCGTGTTCGCAGATGTCTGGAAAACAACGCCCTTCATCACCTTGATTCTTCTGGCGGGGCTTCAGAGCATTCCCGATGATCTCTACAGCGCCTTTCGCCTGGAAGGGGGAACGCCCCTTCAGGCGCTTCGCAGAGTCACCCTGCCGCTGCTGCTCCCCTACATCCTGCTGAGCCTTCTGTTCCGACTTGCTCAGGCTTTCGGGGTGTTCGATCTGGTGCAGGTGCTCACCGGTGGCGGTCCCGCCGGCAGCACCGAAAGCATCGCGCTCTATGCCTACCTCAACGGCATGCGCTTCCTTGATTTCGGCTACAGCGCCACGGTGATGCTCGCAGGATTTCTGTTGCTTACCGCACTGATCCTGGCAGGCACGTTGTTGCTGAAGAGCGGCGGTGTTTTGAAGGCCCTGGACCGATGA
- a CDS encoding ABC transporter substrate-binding protein → MKMRRWLAGGALALLIGLGVLVGSASMRAEEVSILMPSSFTDASADLVKTFNREHRGRIHLTLIRGPLNTESISDLAISSLLLGDAPFDALLMDITWLPKYAAAGWLEPLDPWFKQSDQEQLVQGARLGNDYDGHLYRWPLVADVGLLYWRTDLMDQPPSTPDELVAVVGQLVQTGAVNSGFVWQGRQYEGLSCDFLEVLQGFGGHWMDTTTNTMELDTPAATAAAGWLDDLIVDGVSPYAVTNYAEAESLQAFKAGDAALMRNWPYAWAELQKEDSTVKGNVGISLMVAQPGERPGATLGSWGLSLMRQSLHKEAAVEAIRYLTSEASQRSRFLINGYTPTQADLFSDPEMLASSPVLPDLLLALNHAVVRPPTPLYAQLSDVLQRQLNGLFTDNGSAEETMQIAQQRSETLLRAAGAAP, encoded by the coding sequence ATGAAAATGCGCCGCTGGCTCGCAGGCGGCGCCTTGGCGCTGCTGATCGGCCTGGGTGTTCTGGTTGGATCAGCCTCGATGCGAGCGGAGGAGGTGAGCATCCTCATGCCCTCATCCTTCACCGATGCCAGTGCGGATCTGGTGAAGACTTTCAACCGCGAGCATCGCGGCCGGATTCATCTCACGTTGATTCGAGGTCCGTTGAACACGGAATCGATTTCAGACCTGGCTATTAGCAGTCTGCTGCTCGGGGATGCGCCCTTCGACGCGTTGCTAATGGATATCACCTGGCTGCCGAAATATGCCGCCGCCGGCTGGCTGGAACCTCTGGATCCCTGGTTTAAACAGAGCGACCAGGAGCAGCTGGTGCAAGGAGCGCGGCTGGGCAATGACTACGACGGCCATCTCTACCGCTGGCCTCTTGTAGCGGATGTGGGACTTCTCTACTGGCGCACGGATCTGATGGATCAACCACCTTCCACGCCCGACGAGCTGGTGGCTGTTGTCGGACAACTCGTGCAGACCGGAGCTGTAAACAGTGGTTTCGTCTGGCAGGGGCGACAGTATGAAGGCCTGAGCTGCGACTTCCTCGAAGTGCTCCAGGGCTTTGGCGGTCACTGGATGGACACCACCACCAACACCATGGAGCTCGATACGCCAGCAGCGACGGCAGCGGCGGGATGGTTAGACGATCTGATTGTTGATGGGGTCAGTCCCTATGCCGTCACCAACTACGCCGAAGCGGAGTCGCTTCAGGCCTTCAAGGCCGGTGATGCTGCCCTGATGCGCAACTGGCCCTACGCCTGGGCTGAACTACAGAAGGAGGACAGCACTGTGAAGGGCAACGTCGGCATCAGCCTGATGGTGGCGCAACCGGGCGAACGTCCAGGCGCGACCCTGGGCAGCTGGGGACTGAGTCTTATGCGGCAGTCCCTCCACAAGGAGGCGGCAGTCGAAGCGATTCGCTACCTCACAAGCGAAGCCTCGCAGCGTTCTCGCTTTCTCATCAACGGCTACACCCCCACCCAGGCCGATCTGTTCAGCGACCCGGAGATGCTGGCCAGCTCCCCTGTGCTGCCGGATCTCCTGCTGGCGTTGAACCATGCGGTGGTGCGTCCACCAACCCCGCTATACGCCCAGCTCAGCGATGTATTGCAACGGCAACTGAACGGGTTGTTCACAGATAACGGCTCGGCTGAAGAAACCATGCAGATCGCTCAGCAACGCAGCGAGACCCTGCTGCGTGCTGCGGGAGCCGCGCCATGA
- the ggpS gene encoding glucosylglycerol-phosphate synthase, producing MGAGQSSFVILYHRTPFDESKDKNGKRIWVDQKSPNGIIPTLRNLFRSCEKGTWIAWRRVDDQSNEGTERFEMDNPSPFTMCRIPLEDEQISSFYHITSKECFWPILHTFPTYFNVNNANWKIFEEVNKRFAMAACAEAAEGATVWVHDYNLWLAPGYIRAERPDLKIAFFHHTPFPGNDVFAILPWREQILESLLCCDVVGFHIPRYTENFARAATTLVGAKRGPKVPVDQKFIEVGTALSEGTVTSHLEHNGRTIQLLSSPVGTSPDLIQELCWSPSVESHGELIVQDTKKGRKLILSASRVDYTKGNEELLLAFERLLERRKDLHGQVVLMLACVAAASGMKIYEDTQRSIEEMAGRINGRFSQIDWVPIRFSTRRIPYDEMIAWFCHADVCWITPLRDGLNLVAKEYAAARRNRGGVLVLSEFTGASVVLNGAVLTNPYSNRRMDEAIESALEMNEDEQRERMSRMTDAVESYTVSDWAEEQMSGLSPSTPQ from the coding sequence ATGGGTGCGGGTCAGAGTTCGTTCGTAATCCTCTACCACCGCACGCCGTTCGACGAATCAAAAGACAAGAACGGAAAAAGAATATGGGTCGATCAGAAAAGCCCTAACGGAATCATCCCAACGCTTCGCAATCTTTTTCGCAGTTGCGAAAAAGGCACCTGGATTGCCTGGAGACGCGTCGACGATCAGTCGAATGAAGGTACCGAACGGTTTGAAATGGACAACCCTTCGCCGTTCACGATGTGCCGAATCCCCCTGGAAGATGAACAAATCTCCAGCTTTTATCACATCACATCCAAAGAATGCTTCTGGCCAATTCTTCATACATTTCCAACCTATTTTAATGTCAACAATGCGAACTGGAAGATCTTTGAAGAGGTCAACAAGCGTTTTGCCATGGCGGCATGCGCTGAAGCCGCTGAAGGTGCAACGGTGTGGGTGCACGATTACAACCTATGGCTGGCTCCTGGATACATCCGAGCCGAACGTCCTGACCTGAAGATTGCCTTTTTCCATCACACTCCTTTCCCGGGGAATGATGTTTTCGCGATCCTCCCGTGGCGTGAGCAGATTCTGGAAAGTTTGCTCTGTTGTGATGTCGTTGGCTTCCACATCCCCCGCTACACGGAAAACTTTGCCCGTGCCGCCACAACTTTGGTGGGCGCCAAACGTGGCCCCAAAGTCCCTGTGGATCAGAAGTTCATTGAGGTCGGCACCGCCCTGTCGGAAGGCACGGTGACCAGTCACCTTGAGCACAACGGTCGCACCATTCAGCTCCTCAGCTCTCCGGTAGGCACCTCACCGGATCTGATTCAGGAGTTGTGCTGGAGCCCGTCGGTTGAAAGCCATGGGGAGTTGATCGTTCAAGACACCAAAAAAGGCCGAAAACTGATCCTCTCCGCCAGTCGGGTGGATTACACCAAGGGGAACGAAGAGCTTCTGCTGGCCTTTGAACGTCTGTTGGAACGACGCAAAGACCTGCATGGCCAGGTGGTGCTGATGCTGGCCTGTGTGGCCGCTGCCAGTGGAATGAAGATCTACGAAGACACCCAACGCTCGATTGAGGAAATGGCGGGGCGGATTAATGGTCGCTTCAGCCAGATCGATTGGGTCCCCATCCGCTTTTCCACCCGCCGGATCCCCTACGACGAAATGATCGCCTGGTTCTGCCATGCCGATGTCTGCTGGATCACACCGCTGCGGGATGGCCTGAATCTGGTGGCCAAGGAGTACGCCGCAGCTCGACGCAATCGTGGTGGGGTTCTTGTGCTCTCGGAATTCACCGGAGCCTCAGTTGTGCTGAATGGTGCCGTGCTCACCAACCCCTATTCGAATCGCCGCATGGATGAGGCCATCGAATCAGCTCTGGAAATGAATGAAGACGAACAACGCGAGCGGATGAGCCGCATGACCGATGCCGTGGAGAGCTACACGGTTAGCGACTGGGCGGAGGAACAGATGTCGGGTCTGTCGCCCTCGACCCCGCAATGA
- a CDS encoding peroxiredoxin: MNRRELLIKSGLFLAALTLTPSRASALGGLVLETGATVPDFDLPGSSQSEPDRDHWNSRDLRGRWLAVYFYPRDFTGGCTIEARGFETLHNDFLQAGAEVVGVSADSVDDHESFCESEGLSFPLLSDPDGSVSKAYGSWMAPYSLRHTFLIDPDGVLRERWVAVRPNGHAREVLDSLTSFQTKATV; this comes from the coding sequence GTGAATCGGCGGGAATTACTGATCAAGTCCGGCCTTTTCCTTGCAGCTCTGACGCTCACACCCTCGCGGGCTTCGGCCCTCGGGGGTCTTGTTTTGGAAACGGGCGCAACCGTTCCCGATTTTGATCTGCCCGGTTCAAGTCAATCCGAACCTGATCGCGACCACTGGAACAGCCGTGATCTGCGCGGCCGCTGGCTGGCGGTTTATTTCTATCCAAGGGATTTCACCGGTGGATGCACGATTGAAGCCAGGGGCTTCGAAACCCTCCACAACGACTTTCTTCAGGCCGGGGCCGAGGTCGTTGGCGTCAGCGCTGACAGCGTTGACGACCATGAATCCTTCTGCGAAAGCGAAGGGTTGAGCTTCCCCCTGCTGTCCGACCCCGATGGCAGCGTGAGCAAGGCCTACGGGTCCTGGATGGCGCCGTACTCGCTACGCCACACTTTTCTGATCGATCCCGATGGGGTTTTGCGAGAGCGTTGGGTGGCGGTGCGACCCAACGGTCACGCCCGCGAGGTGCTGGATTCGTTGACGTCTTTTCAGACCAAAGCCACCGTTTGA
- the rpmB gene encoding 50S ribosomal protein L28 — MSRVCQLTGTRANNGMAVSHSHIRTKKLQQANLQQRRLWWAEGNRWVKLRVTTRALKTIQKKGLGAYAKSLGINLAKI, encoded by the coding sequence ATGTCACGGGTGTGTCAGCTCACCGGTACTCGCGCCAACAACGGCATGGCCGTGAGCCATTCCCACATCCGCACCAAGAAGCTGCAGCAGGCCAACCTGCAGCAGCGTCGTCTCTGGTGGGCGGAAGGCAACCGCTGGGTGAAGCTTCGCGTCACCACCCGCGCTCTGAAAACCATCCAGAAGAAAGGCCTCGGCGCCTACGCCAAGTCTTTGGGCATTAACCTGGCCAAGATCTGA
- the htpG gene encoding molecular chaperone HtpG: MAVLEEQGQIQIHTENIFPIIKKAVYSGHEVFLRELVSNGVDAISKRRMAAMAGDCSEGDDGAIRITVDREAKTVTISDNGIGMTADEVKRYINQVAFSSAEDFLEKYKQEDDAIIGHFGLGFYSSFMVAERVELMTRSARPDAEAVRWSCDGSPNFSLTAAEKEQPGTDVILHLMEDELEYLEPARIRTLINTYCDFMAVPVQLEGETINKMDAPWRKSARDLTDQDYIDLYHYLYPFQGDPLLWVHLNTDYPYNLQGILFFPKQTGRADWEKGEIKLYCNQVFVSDSIKEVVPRYLLPLRGVIDSPDIPLNVSRSALQTDRRVRSIGNFVAKKVSDRLRNLKKEDPKAYAEAWDALAPFVKIGAMEDEKFAEQVSELILFATTAAAGEGDDADPIACDGRAFTTLKGYRSRLAEDQNKRVLYITDDVAQAGALNLWTSQGAEVLKLETVIDTQFIPWLEHRHEELTFQRVDSELDESLKDNDAELTDQDGSTESDRLRDLIKAALANDKVTVQVQALKAEGAPPAMILLPEQMRRLNDMGALMEQRLPGLPEHHVLLVNRRHPLVEGMLKLRAGGVLVGAAETSPTASLAEDVARHLYDMARLGVGGLEPNELAGFQTRSAELMGALMQRGL; this comes from the coding sequence ATGGCGGTGCTGGAAGAACAGGGTCAGATTCAGATCCACACCGAAAACATTTTCCCGATCATCAAGAAGGCCGTCTATTCCGGCCACGAGGTGTTTCTACGGGAGCTGGTCAGCAATGGCGTTGACGCCATCAGCAAGCGCCGCATGGCAGCGATGGCAGGCGATTGCAGCGAAGGTGATGACGGGGCCATCCGGATCACGGTGGATCGGGAGGCCAAGACGGTCACCATCAGCGACAACGGCATCGGCATGACCGCCGATGAGGTGAAGCGCTACATCAACCAGGTGGCCTTCTCCAGTGCCGAGGACTTCCTGGAGAAGTACAAACAGGAAGACGACGCCATCATTGGCCACTTCGGCCTCGGCTTCTATTCCAGCTTCATGGTGGCCGAGCGGGTGGAGCTGATGACCCGTTCAGCCCGGCCCGATGCTGAAGCCGTGCGCTGGAGCTGCGATGGTTCACCGAACTTCAGCCTCACCGCCGCGGAGAAAGAGCAGCCGGGCACGGATGTGATCCTTCATCTGATGGAGGACGAGCTCGAATATCTCGAACCGGCTCGGATCCGCACCCTGATCAACACCTACTGCGACTTCATGGCAGTACCGGTGCAGCTGGAAGGGGAAACCATCAACAAGATGGATGCGCCCTGGCGCAAAAGCGCCAGAGATCTGACGGATCAGGACTACATCGATCTGTATCACTACCTGTATCCCTTCCAGGGCGACCCCCTGCTCTGGGTTCATCTCAACACCGACTACCCCTACAACCTTCAGGGCATTCTTTTCTTTCCCAAGCAAACCGGTCGTGCCGATTGGGAGAAAGGGGAAATCAAGCTGTACTGCAACCAGGTGTTCGTCAGCGATTCGATCAAGGAAGTGGTTCCCCGCTACCTCTTGCCTTTGCGAGGTGTGATCGATTCACCCGACATTCCTCTGAATGTGAGCCGCAGTGCTCTCCAGACCGACCGTCGCGTTCGCTCCATCGGCAATTTCGTTGCCAAGAAAGTGTCCGACCGGCTGCGGAACCTGAAAAAAGAGGATCCAAAGGCCTATGCCGAGGCCTGGGATGCCCTGGCACCCTTCGTGAAGATCGGCGCCATGGAGGACGAGAAGTTCGCCGAACAGGTGTCTGAATTGATCCTGTTCGCCACCACCGCAGCAGCCGGGGAAGGGGATGACGCGGACCCGATCGCCTGCGATGGCCGTGCCTTCACCACCCTGAAGGGATACCGCAGCCGACTGGCTGAGGATCAGAACAAGCGCGTGCTGTACATCACAGATGACGTTGCCCAGGCCGGAGCGCTGAACCTCTGGACTTCCCAGGGCGCGGAAGTGCTGAAGCTGGAGACGGTGATCGACACCCAGTTCATCCCCTGGCTGGAGCATCGCCATGAGGAGCTCACCTTCCAGCGTGTCGACTCGGAACTGGACGAGAGCCTCAAGGACAACGACGCCGAACTCACCGATCAGGACGGCTCCACCGAGTCCGACCGACTGCGGGATCTGATCAAGGCGGCTCTGGCCAACGACAAGGTGACCGTTCAGGTGCAGGCCCTGAAAGCCGAAGGGGCACCGCCGGCCATGATCCTTCTGCCAGAACAGATGCGCCGACTGAACGACATGGGCGCCTTGATGGAACAACGCCTGCCAGGCCTTCCCGAGCATCACGTGTTGCTGGTGAACCGGCGCCATCCCCTCGTGGAAGGGATGCTGAAGTTGCGTGCCGGTGGCGTTTTGGTGGGAGCGGCGGAAACGTCACCCACCGCAAGCCTGGCCGAGGATGTGGCCCGCCATTTGTATGACATGGCGCGTCTGGGCGTCGGGGGGCTGGAGCCCAATGAGCTGGCCGGTTTCCAAACCCGCAGTGCTGAATTGATGGGTGCCTTGATGCAGAGAGGTCTATGA
- a CDS encoding ferredoxin family protein produces the protein MAHSIVTDVCEGIADCVDACPVACIDQGKGKNKKGTDFYWINFDTCIDCGICLQVCPVEGAIVAEERPDLQKTP, from the coding sequence ATGGCTCATTCCATCGTCACTGACGTCTGCGAAGGCATCGCCGACTGCGTTGATGCTTGCCCCGTGGCCTGCATTGACCAAGGGAAAGGAAAGAACAAAAAGGGAACGGACTTCTACTGGATCAATTTCGACACCTGCATCGACTGCGGGATCTGCCTGCAGGTGTGTCCCGTTGAGGGGGCCATCGTTGCCGAAGAGCGTCCAGACCTGCAGAAGACGCCCTGA
- a CDS encoding ATP phosphoribosyltransferase regulatory subunit, translated as MALQPAAGAKDLNPRQVETNRQLTERLASVYRLWGYDEVSPPRVERLATLMAGGAIDSADIVRLVADDPLGLRPEMTASIARAACTRFANRQRPLRLWASGTVFRTRSADEGGQCIEENLQSGVELFGVRGNEAEMELLSLLMASVQTLCLQSSQKPRLLLGHTALMDLVLRPFSGAMRDQIRTALIDFDRLAIESFDLADAEKTRLLSLLDCRGIPDQVLTQLARLCGEQPVFDELHRLCTHLAQAAEDQAVTIQLDPTFQPHFELYTGLVFQLVCDGRSSPVVIARGGRYDDLVRRCGATDHQAYGAGFSLAIDPIRELIADLNASEEQHSDVLVAFSTASNLESAMERQRSWHEQGRTAVMALEPLASKQEAEQQAKAQGGLQLDWVDS; from the coding sequence ATGGCGCTGCAACCTGCAGCTGGCGCAAAGGATCTGAATCCACGTCAGGTGGAAACCAACCGACAGCTGACGGAACGTCTGGCGTCGGTTTACCGCCTCTGGGGTTACGACGAGGTCTCTCCACCCCGGGTGGAACGCCTGGCCACCCTGATGGCCGGCGGTGCCATCGACAGCGCAGACATTGTTCGACTGGTGGCCGATGACCCCCTCGGGCTGCGACCGGAGATGACGGCCTCCATCGCCAGAGCCGCCTGCACCCGATTTGCAAATCGTCAGAGGCCGCTGAGGCTTTGGGCGTCCGGAACCGTGTTCCGCACCCGTTCCGCCGATGAGGGGGGGCAGTGCATTGAGGAAAACCTTCAGAGCGGCGTTGAACTGTTCGGCGTCCGCGGCAATGAAGCGGAGATGGAACTGCTCAGCCTATTGATGGCTTCCGTTCAGACCCTGTGTTTGCAATCCAGCCAGAAACCAAGGCTGTTGCTAGGGCACACCGCTCTGATGGATCTGGTGCTCCGTCCGTTCAGCGGAGCGATGCGTGATCAGATCCGCACGGCCCTGATCGATTTCGACCGCTTGGCCATCGAGAGCTTCGATCTGGCCGACGCTGAGAAGACCAGGCTGCTCTCCCTCCTGGACTGCAGGGGCATCCCAGACCAGGTGCTAACGCAGCTTGCCCGCCTCTGCGGGGAACAACCGGTCTTCGATGAGCTGCATCGCCTCTGCACCCATCTCGCCCAGGCAGCTGAGGATCAAGCGGTGACGATCCAGCTGGACCCAACCTTCCAGCCCCATTTCGAGCTCTACACCGGCCTGGTCTTCCAACTGGTCTGTGATGGCCGCAGCTCACCGGTGGTGATTGCCCGCGGCGGCCGCTACGACGATCTGGTGCGCCGTTGCGGCGCGACCGATCACCAGGCCTATGGCGCTGGCTTCAGCTTGGCAATCGATCCGATCCGCGAACTGATTGCGGACCTGAATGCTTCCGAAGAACAGCATTCCGATGTTCTCGTTGCTTTTTCAACGGCCTCGAATCTGGAATCCGCCATGGAACGTCAACGCAGCTGGCATGAGCAGGGACGCACAGCCGTGATGGCCCTTGAACCCCTGGCGTCCAAGCAGGAGGCTGAGCAGCAGGCGAAGGCCCAGGGTGGTCTCCAGCTGGATTGGGTCGATTCTTAG
- a CDS encoding inositol monophosphatase family protein, with protein sequence MPESICNRAAHEADLSPSDLERLVAVARSAADAGGRELMRHYGRLSSIESKGRIGDLVTNADVAAEGIVLKLLAEQTPEIAVLAEESGAAGQQDGLRWCVDPLDGTTNFAHGYPFFATSIGLTLGQQPILGAIAVPFLKEMYWGAPGIGAFCNDSPLQVSHCDRLEDSLLVTGFAYDRHTRLDNNYAEFCWFTHRSHGVRRGGAAAVDLAFVAAGRQDGYWERGLSPWDLAAGVALVDLAGGTVSGYGNQPFDLSSGRVIAAGASLHAAITEGLSQVKPLPGAAFGAPEVTAMGS encoded by the coding sequence ATGCCGGAATCGATCTGCAACCGTGCCGCCCACGAGGCCGATCTCAGCCCAAGCGATCTGGAGCGCCTTGTCGCTGTGGCCCGCTCAGCAGCGGATGCCGGCGGCCGGGAACTGATGCGCCATTACGGGCGCCTGTCATCCATCGAAAGCAAGGGCCGCATCGGCGACCTGGTCACCAATGCCGACGTTGCAGCCGAGGGAATCGTCTTGAAGCTGCTGGCGGAGCAGACCCCTGAGATTGCCGTACTGGCGGAGGAAAGCGGGGCAGCCGGTCAGCAGGACGGCCTGAGGTGGTGTGTTGACCCCCTCGATGGGACCACGAACTTCGCCCACGGCTATCCCTTCTTTGCCACCTCGATCGGCCTCACCCTGGGCCAGCAGCCCATTCTCGGGGCCATCGCTGTGCCCTTTCTCAAGGAGATGTACTGGGGGGCACCGGGGATCGGAGCGTTCTGCAACGACAGCCCCCTGCAGGTGAGCCATTGCGATCGGCTCGAAGACTCCCTGTTGGTGACAGGATTCGCCTACGACCGGCACACCCGACTGGACAACAACTACGCCGAGTTCTGCTGGTTCACCCATCGCAGCCACGGCGTGCGCCGGGGCGGTGCTGCAGCGGTGGACCTGGCCTTTGTGGCCGCTGGGCGCCAGGATGGCTATTGGGAACGGGGCCTGTCTCCCTGGGATCTGGCCGCTGGAGTGGCGTTGGTGGATCTGGCCGGTGGAACCGTCAGCGGTTATGGCAATCAACCCTTCGACCTCTCCAGTGGACGGGTCATTGCCGCTGGCGCCAGCCTGCATGCGGCGATCACCGAGGGTTTGTCCCAGGTGAAACCATTGCCAGGAGCCGCCTTCGGGGCCCCCGAGGTCACGGCCATGGGATCCTGA